A region from the Argonema galeatum A003/A1 genome encodes:
- the upp gene encoding uracil phosphoribosyltransferase: MTLQLRVYVPPHPLIQHWLGIARDAQTPSVLFKTAMTELGRWLTYEAVREWLPTVETTVQTPLAECPATFVDPEAPLVVVPILRAGLALLEGAQTVLPLASTYHLGLVRDEKTLEPSCYLNKLPKQFKVQTRVLIADPMLATGGSIMAAMAELTSRGIEPELVRIISVVAAPPALQRLSVTYPGLNVYTATIDEGLNSVGYIVPGLGDAGDRAFGT, translated from the coding sequence ATGACTCTCCAGTTGCGCGTCTATGTTCCGCCCCATCCTTTAATTCAGCACTGGCTGGGCATTGCCCGCGACGCTCAGACACCATCAGTGCTGTTCAAGACTGCTATGACTGAGCTGGGACGCTGGCTGACTTATGAAGCGGTGCGAGAGTGGTTGCCTACTGTAGAGACAACGGTGCAGACGCCTTTGGCTGAGTGTCCGGCTACCTTCGTCGATCCAGAAGCGCCACTGGTGGTAGTCCCGATTTTGCGGGCGGGACTGGCGCTGCTGGAAGGGGCGCAGACTGTACTGCCTTTGGCGTCTACTTATCATCTTGGCTTGGTGCGGGATGAAAAGACGCTAGAACCCAGTTGCTATTTGAATAAATTGCCAAAACAGTTTAAAGTGCAGACGCGGGTGTTGATCGCAGATCCGATGCTGGCGACTGGTGGATCGATTATGGCTGCTATGGCAGAATTGACTTCTCGCGGTATTGAGCCTGAGTTGGTGCGGATTATTTCGGTAGTGGCGGCTCCCCCAGCGTTGCAAAGATTGAGCGTTACCTATCCGGGATTGAACGTCTACACGGCCACGATAGATGAAGGCTTAAACAGTGTCGGTTACATTGTGCCTGGGTTAGGGGATGCAGGCGATCGCGCTTTTGGCACTTAA
- a CDS encoding element excision factor XisH family protein, producing the protein MSAKDFYHQTVKQALVKAGWTITHDPFPLKWAKRNLSVNIGAEQLIAAEQQERKIAVEVKSFLRESRIADLEQALGQYILYNDILQRNEPERELYLAIPISPFENLFEGDKFGDILLENKRLKLLIFNPQAEEIIKWIS; encoded by the coding sequence GTGTCAGCAAAAGACTTTTATCATCAAACGGTGAAACAGGCACTTGTGAAAGCTGGCTGGACAATTACTCACGACCCATTCCCATTAAAATGGGCTAAGCGAAATTTATCTGTAAATATTGGTGCCGAACAGTTAATTGCTGCTGAGCAACAGGAGCGGAAGATAGCAGTTGAAGTTAAAAGTTTTCTCAGGGAGTCTAGAATTGCAGATTTAGAGCAGGCTTTGGGTCAATACATTCTCTATAACGATATTTTACAACGAAACGAACCTGAAAGAGAACTATATCTAGCAATTCCTATCAGTCCTTTTGAGAACCTATTTGAAGGAGATAAGTTTGGCGATATTTTGTTGGAGAATAAGCGTCTTAAACTACTGATTTTTAATCCGCAAGCGGAGGAGATTATCAAATGGATATCCTAG
- a CDS encoding XisI protein — MDILEDYRQLVKVLLNKYASFFNSDNEVKTQRIFDLENDRYILLSIGWLGGRRVHHCIMHIDIIDSQVWIQENNTDLLIAEELVAAGISPKSIILGLQPPEVRAYTSYGVPDLGLSQPFYSNLTHY, encoded by the coding sequence ATGGATATCCTAGAAGATTACCGCCAGCTTGTTAAGGTGCTGCTGAATAAATATGCAAGTTTTTTCAACTCTGACAATGAGGTAAAAACTCAAAGAATTTTCGATTTAGAGAACGATCGCTACATACTACTTTCTATAGGGTGGTTGGGGGGACGACGAGTTCACCATTGCATCATGCACATTGATATTATTGACTCTCAGGTATGGATTCAAGAAAATAATACCGATCTCCTGATTGCCGAGGAGTTAGTAGCCGCAGGAATTTCTCCAAAGTCAATTATTTTAGGACTTCAGCCGCCGGAAGTAAGAGCTTATACCAGCTATGGCGTACCTGATTTGGGGCTATCTCAACCATTTTACAGCAATTTGACACATTATTAG
- a CDS encoding YggT family protein — protein sequence MDSSVALLIETLTRFVNIYVVLLIIRILLSWFPNINWYDPPFSILSQLTDPYLNIFRSFIPPLGGIDFSAILAIFLLQFIGQLLTSLKASAMYMY from the coding sequence ATGGATTCCTCAGTCGCGCTACTTATCGAGACTCTTACTAGGTTTGTAAATATCTATGTTGTTCTGCTGATTATTAGGATTCTGTTGAGCTGGTTTCCTAATATCAACTGGTACGATCCACCTTTTTCTATCCTGAGTCAGCTGACCGATCCTTACCTCAATATCTTCCGCTCTTTCATACCTCCTCTGGGCGGCATTGACTTTTCCGCTATTTTGGCTATATTTCTACTCCAGTTTATCGGGCAGCTTCTCACTAGCCTAAAAGCATCAGCGATGTATATGTATTAG
- a CDS encoding shikimate dehydrogenase, translating to MITGKTKLLGVIGHPIEHSLSPVMHNAAIATLGLDYVYLPLPVKPEDLERAIAGFGAIALVGFNVTIPHKQAIIPLLSEISPQAKAVGAVNTVWRTENGWSGTNTDVEGFLAPLINLTPQPPLLPEERGSINLTPQPPLLPDERGCKDWSQTVAVILGCGGAARAVVAGCAELGVREIKVVGRSPQRLNDFLDSWLNLHLPVRLSVHNWQELPNLISQADLLVNTTPVGMYPRVDESPLSADEMAKLPKGAIAYDLIYTPNPTLFLKLAKQQGADAIDGLEMLVQQGAAALQIWLQQPVPIDVMRQSLRQHLGLSD from the coding sequence TTGATTACGGGTAAGACTAAATTGCTGGGTGTTATCGGTCACCCGATCGAGCATTCCCTCTCCCCAGTCATGCACAATGCAGCTATTGCGACTCTGGGATTGGATTACGTCTATCTCCCTTTACCAGTTAAGCCGGAAGATTTGGAGAGAGCGATCGCAGGTTTTGGTGCGATCGCTCTTGTGGGCTTTAATGTCACTATTCCCCACAAACAGGCGATTATACCCCTGCTATCAGAAATATCGCCTCAAGCAAAAGCAGTGGGGGCGGTAAATACCGTTTGGCGTACCGAAAACGGTTGGAGTGGTACGAATACCGATGTGGAAGGGTTTTTGGCCCCACTTATCAACCTCACCCCCCAACCCCCTCTCCTCCCAGAGGAGAGGGGGAGTATTAACCTCACCCCCCAACCCCCTCTCCTCCCAGATGAGAGGGGGTGTAAGGATTGGAGTCAGACTGTCGCGGTAATATTAGGCTGTGGTGGGGCTGCAAGGGCGGTGGTGGCAGGTTGTGCCGAGTTGGGCGTCCGGGAGATAAAAGTTGTCGGTCGCAGTCCGCAGAGGTTAAACGATTTCTTGGATAGCTGGCTGAATTTGCATTTACCTGTGAGGCTTAGCGTCCATAATTGGCAAGAATTACCAAATTTGATATCGCAAGCAGATTTATTGGTAAATACGACGCCTGTGGGGATGTATCCTCGCGTTGATGAGTCTCCCTTGAGTGCGGATGAGATGGCGAAATTGCCAAAGGGTGCGATCGCATACGACCTAATCTACACGCCTAACCCAACTTTATTTCTAAAATTAGCTAAACAGCAGGGTGCGGACGCGATCGATGGTTTAGAAATGCTGGTACAACAGGGTGCAGCTGCATTACAAATTTGGTTGCAACAGCCTGTACCAATTGATGTCATGCGTCAATCTTTGCGACAGCATTTAGGTTTATCGGATTAA